A region from the Curtobacterium sp. MCBA15_012 genome encodes:
- a CDS encoding LacI family DNA-binding transcriptional regulator has product MTLDRTDKPTIYDVAFVAGVSHQTVSRVLNCPETVRPANRHRVLAVIAYLGYERNAEAERLGRLHKHPADAAE; this is encoded by the coding sequence ATGACGCTCGACCGCACCGACAAGCCGACCATCTACGACGTCGCCTTCGTGGCGGGCGTGTCCCACCAGACGGTCTCGCGCGTCCTGAACTGCCCGGAGACCGTGCGCCCGGCGAACCGCCACCGCGTGCTCGCGGTCATCGCGTACCTGGGCTACGAGCGGAACGCCGAGGCCGAGCGGCTCGGCCGGCTCCACAAGCACCCCGCCGACGCGGCGGAGTGA